A portion of the Flavobacterium magnum genome contains these proteins:
- a CDS encoding SDR family oxidoreductase produces MRILLTGASGYIGQRLIPVLLDQGHEVVCAVRDRARFDRKKYNTDRLSVIALDLLNEKTLGNIPYAIDAAYYLVHSMNSGKDFERMEAISAKNFVRQIEKTQCRQVIYLTGIVNDSQLSPHLESRKSVEAILHASTVPLTALRAGIIVGSGSASFEIIRDLVEKLPVMVAPRWLQTKCQPIAIRNVIEFLEGVLLREDCYGQQFDIYGPDILTYREMLLQFAQQRGLRRRIFTLPVMTPKLSSYWLYFITSTSYHLARNLVDSMKVEVVAKENDLVDRLGIRLLTYREAIAIAFDKIEQNLVLSTWKDAQTSEALASGMERLIAVPEYGCFRDMKTRKLSNPALALDKIFALGGDTGWYYGNWLWKLRGFIDKLFGGVGLKRGRKHRAVIYAGESLDFWRVLYSSRSEKRLLLYAEMKLPGEAWLEFRISDDNTLYQTATFRPLGLGGRLYWYAVLPFHYFIFNGMIDEIAKAEM; encoded by the coding sequence ATGAGAATCCTGCTTACAGGCGCGTCAGGCTACATCGGACAAAGACTTATACCGGTACTGCTGGACCAGGGCCACGAAGTCGTCTGCGCGGTCAGGGATCGTGCCCGTTTCGACCGGAAAAAATACAACACCGACAGGCTATCCGTCATTGCGCTTGACCTGCTTAACGAAAAGACGCTGGGCAACATCCCATATGCCATAGACGCTGCCTATTACCTCGTGCATTCGATGAACAGCGGCAAAGACTTTGAGCGTATGGAAGCGATTTCGGCAAAAAATTTCGTGCGCCAAATCGAAAAAACGCAGTGCCGGCAGGTCATTTACCTGACCGGGATCGTGAATGACAGCCAACTCTCACCGCACCTTGAATCGAGGAAATCTGTTGAGGCCATCCTGCATGCCTCCACCGTGCCACTGACGGCGCTCAGGGCAGGCATTATCGTAGGCTCAGGCAGTGCCTCATTTGAAATCATCCGCGACCTCGTCGAAAAGTTACCGGTAATGGTCGCACCGCGTTGGCTTCAGACAAAATGCCAGCCCATCGCAATACGGAATGTCATCGAATTTCTCGAGGGCGTCCTGCTTCGCGAAGACTGCTACGGGCAGCAATTCGACATTTATGGCCCCGACATCCTGACCTATCGCGAGATGTTGTTACAATTTGCACAACAGCGTGGACTCCGCCGAAGGATTTTTACCCTGCCAGTGATGACGCCGAAACTGTCTTCGTACTGGCTGTATTTTATTACATCAACCTCCTACCACCTGGCGCGCAACCTGGTGGACAGCATGAAAGTGGAAGTCGTCGCAAAGGAAAACGACCTGGTCGACCGTCTCGGCATCAGGCTGCTCACCTATCGGGAAGCGATTGCGATCGCGTTTGATAAGATTGAGCAAAACCTCGTGCTGTCGACCTGGAAAGATGCCCAGACCAGTGAGGCGCTCGCGTCAGGCATGGAGCGCCTCATTGCGGTGCCCGAATATGGATGCTTCCGCGATATGAAAACCCGGAAGCTTTCAAATCCCGCATTGGCACTGGATAAGATTTTTGCTTTAGGCGGTGATACGGGCTGGTATTATGGCAATTGGCTGTGGAAACTGCGTGGCTTCATTGACAAACTTTTCGGCGGTGTGGGCCTCAAACGCGGACGAAAGCACCGGGCAGTGATTTACGCAGGAGAATCACTCGATTTCTGGCGCGTGCTCTATTCGAGCCGAAGCGAAAAACGATTGCTCTTGTATGCTGAGATGAAACTTCCCGGCGAGGCCTGGCTTGAATTCCGGATTTCAGATGATAATACGCTGTACCAGACGGCGACGTTCAGGCCGCTTGGATTAGGCGGCCGACTCTATTGGTACGCCGTCCTGCCGTTCCACTATTTCATATTTAATGGTATGATTGATGAGATAGCGAAAGCCGAAATGTGA
- a CDS encoding SDR family NAD(P)-dependent oxidoreductase produces MNDQKKYLIAGASSGIGREICQKLLDDGCHIIAIGRSPENLPQHSALEFIRHDFMLDEPLPDIDGTLDGMVYTPGSINLKPLSSVKESDILDDFRINVLGAFRLISKYRRNLSETSHPGIVLFSSVAAEIGMPFHTSISISKAAVQGLTKSLAAEFAPKVRVNCIAPSLTDTPLAKMLLNSDAKRQSGMDRHPLKRIGSAEDIADLAIYLLNAGWMTGQVVHIDGGLGTIMK; encoded by the coding sequence ATGAATGACCAAAAAAAATACCTTATTGCAGGTGCCAGCAGCGGCATCGGGCGGGAAATCTGCCAAAAACTACTTGACGACGGATGCCATATCATTGCGATAGGCAGAAGTCCCGAAAACCTGCCGCAACACAGCGCTCTGGAATTTATCCGACATGATTTCATGCTGGATGAACCACTTCCGGACATCGATGGTACCCTTGACGGCATGGTTTACACCCCGGGCTCGATCAACCTTAAGCCTTTATCATCAGTAAAGGAAAGTGACATCCTCGACGACTTCAGGATCAATGTGCTTGGCGCTTTCCGGCTGATCAGCAAATACCGCAGGAACCTTTCCGAAACAAGCCATCCCGGCATTGTGTTGTTCAGTTCGGTCGCTGCTGAAATCGGGATGCCTTTCCACACCAGCATCAGCATCAGCAAAGCCGCGGTGCAGGGACTCACGAAATCGCTTGCCGCAGAATTTGCGCCGAAAGTCAGGGTCAACTGCATTGCCCCGTCGCTTACTGATACGCCTTTGGCGAAAATGCTGCTCAATTCAGATGCCAAGCGTCAGTCAGGCATGGACCGCCATCCGCTGAAACGCATCGGCAGTGCGGAAGACATCGCTGATCTGGCGATTTACCTTTTGAATGCCGGTTGGATGACCGGACAGGTTGTCCATATCGATGGCGGACTGGGAACCATAATGAAATAA
- a CDS encoding FAD-binding domain-containing protein: MNSFPTAIDEILACVENFDPTHYAATRNFKDGQVSRLSPYISRGVITTRQVFRNLKARYPKTVLEKFIRELLWRDYFQRLLQSRPELYHASIRTDSDAKISGIPIAILNGVTGIREIDAAVHDLYQTGYMHNHFRLYVASICCNVARLGFSVPAGWMYYHLLDADVASNFASWQWVAGNLTGKKYIANQENINFYSRSQQSATFLDCTYDELQDMPVPEILKDHTVPVLDTFLTKTGIPDLKTATALLYDFYNLNPFWHEHEHYDRILILEPSHFRKFPVSEKVMAFVLALSRNIPNLKVYCGEFEDLRSAYPEVRFIAREHPIINYHGAQVESREWIVPEVTGFYPSYSKYYTACLKYLNYE, translated from the coding sequence ATGAATAGCTTCCCTACCGCCATTGATGAAATTCTCGCTTGCGTTGAAAACTTCGACCCTACCCATTACGCCGCCACGCGAAATTTTAAGGATGGACAGGTGTCACGCCTGTCGCCTTACATTTCCAGGGGTGTGATAACGACCCGGCAGGTGTTCCGGAATCTCAAAGCGAGATATCCGAAAACGGTGCTTGAAAAGTTCATACGCGAGCTCCTGTGGAGGGACTATTTTCAAAGATTGCTGCAGTCGCGTCCGGAATTGTATCACGCATCCATCCGCACCGACAGCGATGCGAAAATTTCGGGTATACCCATTGCCATTTTGAATGGCGTCACGGGCATCCGGGAAATTGACGCTGCCGTGCACGACCTTTACCAAACCGGCTACATGCATAACCACTTCCGACTTTACGTGGCATCAATTTGCTGCAATGTGGCGCGTCTCGGATTTTCAGTACCGGCCGGCTGGATGTATTACCACCTGCTTGATGCCGACGTCGCCAGCAATTTTGCGAGTTGGCAATGGGTCGCCGGAAACCTGACCGGGAAGAAGTACATTGCGAACCAGGAAAACATCAATTTCTACAGCAGATCACAGCAGTCGGCGACCTTCCTGGACTGCACCTATGACGAGCTGCAGGACATGCCGGTGCCCGAAATACTTAAGGACCACACCGTTCCGGTGCTTGATACGTTCCTTACAAAAACAGGGATACCTGACCTGAAAACAGCCACCGCACTTTTGTACGACTTTTACAACCTCAATCCTTTTTGGCACGAGCATGAGCACTACGACCGCATATTGATCCTTGAACCGTCGCATTTCCGAAAATTTCCTGTCAGCGAAAAAGTAATGGCTTTTGTGCTGGCGCTCTCCAGGAACATTCCCAATCTGAAAGTCTATTGCGGTGAGTTTGAAGACCTGCGATCGGCTTATCCCGAAGTCCGGTTCATCGCGCGGGAGCATCCCATCATCAATTACCACGGGGCGCAGGTGGAAAGCCGCGAATGGATCGTGCCCGAAGTCACCGGTTTTTACCCATCTTATTCCAAATATTATACAGCCTGTTTAAAATACCTGAATTATGAATGA